The segment GGATGGCGTGGCGCGCGACCCGCTGACGGTGGCGTTGCCGGGCGCCAACCCCCTGCCGCCCGAATACCGCACCGCGTTCCGTCAGCAGGCGGCGGAGTACACCGCGCTCCTGGACCAGCTGAACGCCACTACCCAAGTGGCCATGCGCTAGGACTCGGTCATGCCGATCTGGCACGCCATCGGCATCATGTCGGGAACGAGCGCCGACGGCGTCGACTGCGCCCTGCTCCGCCTGGAGGAGCAGAGCATCGCCCTCCTGCACCACCACGCCACCCCCTACCCGCATGACCTGCGCCAAGCCGTGCTGGCCCTGAACCAGCCGGCAACGGACGAAATCAACGCCATGGGCCGATGCGCCCGCCGGCTGGGGCACATCTACGCGGCGGCGGCCAGGGAGCTGATCGAACGCAGCGGCATGGCGGCTGCCGAGATCGACCTCATCGGCTGCCACGGCCAGACCATTCGGCACCAGCCGGACGGGCCGGCCGGCTTCACCCTGCAGATCGGCTGGGCCGACGTGCTGGCCGAGGAAACCGGCATCACCACCGTCGCCGATTTCCGGCCGCGGGACGTGGTCGCGGGCGGCCAGGGCGCCCCGCTGGTGCCGCCCTTCCATCAGGCCCTGTTCCAAGGAACACAGCCGCGCATCATCCTCAATCTCGGCGGCATGGCCAACCTGACCTGGCTTCCCGGACACGGCGACGGGCGCCCGCCGGTGGCCTTCGACACCGGACCCGGCAACGTGCTCATGGATGCCTTGGCACGGCGGCTCAGCCAGGCTCAGCTCCAATACGACGAGGATGGCGCCATCGCCCGCCAAGGCCAGGTCCACGCGCCCGCGCTGCGGGAGTGGTTGGAAATGCCCTATTTTCAGGCGCCGCCGCCCAAAAGCACGGGGCGCGAACTCTTCGACGAAGCATTCCTGGAAAGGCCTTGGGCAAACCGGCCCGGAAGCGGTCCGGACCTCATGGCCACATTGACG is part of the Thermithiobacillus tepidarius DSM 3134 genome and harbors:
- a CDS encoding anhydro-N-acetylmuramic acid kinase produces the protein MPIWHAIGIMSGTSADGVDCALLRLEEQSIALLHHHATPYPHDLRQAVLALNQPATDEINAMGRCARRLGHIYAAAARELIERSGMAAAEIDLIGCHGQTIRHQPDGPAGFTLQIGWADVLAEETGITTVADFRPRDVVAGGQGAPLVPPFHQALFQGTQPRIILNLGGMANLTWLPGHGDGRPPVAFDTGPGNVLMDALARRLSQAQLQYDEDGAIARQGQVHAPALREWLEMPYFQAPPPKSTGRELFDEAFLERPWANRPGSGPDLMATLTALTAESVALAVRRWTPGAEDMLVFGGGAENPALMAALQKALPEVKIQKGDTVSGIPSQALEAMAFAWLGLRTLQGLPGNLPSATGARHAIPLGVIHPGANWREVIRRVLSAEC